The window GAACAGGGATTACTTCAAAAGGCACGCCAAGTATCTGTGAATTTTCTTCATCAAAAAGACCGTTGTCGTTTAATTCATAGTATGCGCGCCTAAGACCTCTTCCCACAACTTGTTCGCAGAGTAGTTGAGACTGAAAAGGTCGGAGCCCTACAATCTGAGTAACGGTATTACAATCCCAGCCTTCTGTTAGCATAGACACACTCACAATGCACCTTACATCTCGTCCCGGTGGATGTTTAGGCTTACCTAACTTATCCGCAACTTCTTCAAATCCTTCTGGATAGATAATTCTACCTTGTAAATCTTTAGGCCAGTCGGTTTTTCCTACTGTCTGTAAAGTGTATCGCATCCATAAATTTTCAGAATTTTTATTTCCTGAATCGGAATCCTTATTTACATCCGAATATACTCGAATTGTATTTTCTTGATCGCTAGTGTTTTTCAAAGATTGAATTGCATGAGGAGGAATGCTGTTAGGTGAAATTCCTTTTCCAATCCAATCATACAAAATATCTGCTATTTTTTTAGTTTTGCAAATGATAATTAATACAGGTGGTCTATTATCGGTTATTCTTTTTAACCATTCCAATCTAGTATTTTCATATTCACCCATAATCATGGCGAGTGCATTATGCGCATACTTCAACACAGCCTCTGGTTTAGGATTTGCTTTTTTCCCACCGCGCTCAATTGGAGTCATTTGGCTTAACACATGATCCCAAAGTCTAAAATAAGCTGGTTGATCTTTTCCTGTAGAATCTCTTAAAGCAAGTTGTGGAATTTTTACAAGCCCTGATTCAATAGCATCCTGTAAAGGAAAGTCACTTACAGTCCAAGGAAATGGTTTACCTGTATCCTTTCCGGCGCGACCAATGAAATAAGGTGTAGCAGACAAATCCACACAGAATTGTATTTTTCTGATTTTGTGAATTCGATCTAGTCCTTCGATCCATACAGTAGATTCTCTTTCATCTACCAGAATATCGTCATCATTCTCTTCTTCAAAATCAAGTTCCTCTTCCTCATCTATTTCTTCTTTTTGGATACGATAGGCGTGATGGGCTTCGTCATTGAGAACAAGAACCGGACTTCTAGAACTAGACTCTCTACCTAGAATTCGTTTTACAACAGCAAGATCTGATTCCGTATACTCGTTGTAAACCACTTCAACCCATTCTAAGGTTCCATCTTTTCTAAGTTTTTTATTTCCAGTGGGTTGAATTGTGCCAGTAGAAATCTGGGTTTCCAAAGTAGAGAGGCTAAGAGTTCTTACCCCTCTAGTTAATTTATCTTCTGTTCCAATTTTAATTTTTTGGTAGGATTTTCTTGTAACACCTGCTTTGATTACCCGCGCACCGTCAGTCTGAATATTCTGCGGCTCGAATACATGCCAGTTTACGATGACTACTTTTCCTTGGTTTAACAAAGGAAATAAATCAGGAGGAACTAAATCCCTAGATCGATACAGACTTGCCTCTCCCGATTCAGGCTTTAATTCATTTAGTCTTTCTCGAATCGTTACGTTAGGCACTACGATTAGAACAGTGTCCGTATAATTGGGATTCTTTTTATCAACAGCTCGATTGAGTAAATTCCAAGCAATGAGCATTCCCATAACAGTAGATTTTCCAGTTCCTGTTGCCATTTTTGATGCATACCGTAAAAAGGCTTGCGGAGTATACTCTTGGTTATTCGTATCTTTAGGAGGAGTGAAATCTTTTGGAATTGAAATTCCAGCTAAAAAATCTTTTCTTGCTTCTCTTAGAAAAATAATCGTTTCAACAGCTTCTACTTGCGCATAAAATAATTTTTTACTTCTTTCAGCGTGAGTCCAGTGTTGTAATAACTGACGAGTAATATTCGTTGCCCCTTCGTAATTACTTTCTCTCCACTTTTGGATTTCAGTTCTAATTTTTTGGACTAGACTAAGGCTATACGCTCTGGGATATACATTAGATATTTCTAATATTCCGGGGACAGGCTCCCAAACCATAGACCCATCTCTTTCCGGTGGAAAAATAATTGATTCTCGCCTGCCTTCTTTTTTTTCGGGTGGTTTACTTGGATCAATATACCAATGGAGTTTGGGCTCTTCAAAAGGAGAATTTAGAATTGGCTCTGATACTATATTTGACATAGAGATTATTTACCTTTCTTTTTTGTAGGAATATTTTGAATTGCTTTATCAAAATCAGATTCCTTCTTATTACTTTCCTGCATTCTTTTTTGATGAAACAAGTTGTATTCTTTTTCTGAATGCTCGACCGCAAGTTCATGAGAAATTTTTCCAGCATGATCTAAAATTTCTCGATCATTAAGAGAAAGAAATCCATTGAGTTTAGTAATCCAGTCTTGCATATACATGGGAATTCTTCTCATCGCCTGACCTTCGGCAAATACCAAATACTGTTCCACTAAATTATTAAGC is drawn from Leptospiraceae bacterium and contains these coding sequences:
- a CDS encoding DEAD/DEAH box helicase family protein; the encoded protein is MSNIVSEPILNSPFEEPKLHWYIDPSKPPEKKEGRRESIIFPPERDGSMVWEPVPGILEISNVYPRAYSLSLVQKIRTEIQKWRESNYEGATNITRQLLQHWTHAERSKKLFYAQVEAVETIIFLREARKDFLAGISIPKDFTPPKDTNNQEYTPQAFLRYASKMATGTGKSTVMGMLIAWNLLNRAVDKKNPNYTDTVLIVVPNVTIRERLNELKPESGEASLYRSRDLVPPDLFPLLNQGKVVIVNWHVFEPQNIQTDGARVIKAGVTRKSYQKIKIGTEDKLTRGVRTLSLSTLETQISTGTIQPTGNKKLRKDGTLEWVEVVYNEYTESDLAVVKRILGRESSSRSPVLVLNDEAHHAYRIQKEEIDEEEELDFEEENDDDILVDERESTVWIEGLDRIHKIRKIQFCVDLSATPYFIGRAGKDTGKPFPWTVSDFPLQDAIESGLVKIPQLALRDSTGKDQPAYFRLWDHVLSQMTPIERGGKKANPKPEAVLKYAHNALAMIMGEYENTRLEWLKRITDNRPPVLIIICKTKKIADILYDWIGKGISPNSIPPHAIQSLKNTSDQENTIRVYSDVNKDSDSGNKNSENLWMRYTLQTVGKTDWPKDLQGRIIYPEGFEEVADKLGKPKHPPGRDVRCIVSVSMLTEGWDCNTVTQIVGLRPFQSQLLCEQVVGRGLRRAYYELNDNGLFDEENSQILGVPFEVIPVRGGGGTTVKPTTKNRVFAVPDKSQYEITYPRVEKYLTKIKTIVRVNWDSVPSITLDPTRIPAEVELKGLSVDTNGKSSFHGPGTSQRIGLAHFRERVSVQQLSWAMASNFTIRLIQENKDLVSHKIFPQLFSIIAEYITKKVKAVEPNDQKDVFLQPYYGMMEDAIFQFLESANEEEMELPMYEKHRPDGSTRFLDKVTKKNIYPVNKSHANAMIADTERFEQSAAYVLDGNKNVISFIKNTGLGFGILYQKNEEQHEYEPDFIVKIQKTDGSILNLILETKGYDFNQDVELKKAAALRWVKAVNQEGSKGKWDYCLVKDIGSINTEIDKRL